Proteins from a genomic interval of Debaryomyces hansenii CBS767 chromosome E complete sequence:
- a CDS encoding DEHA2E11990p (similar to uniprot|P38747 Saccharomyces cerevisiae YHL013C and similar to ca|CA2253|IPF15485 Candida albicans IPF15485 unknown function): MSELEATATESRDEMIQRHKAEQKNLVATITGMKKQATKKTRKAVMSKCNELQESLNQKHKTELNELDGSATDGAEDEIRPEDLLAQMESTTIHDANNAEEKKPPAQPSTKDALQTKRNRQKERLAKRNAKIEQMRDEARKESENDVDYRKIEQESMQHIIERGNLTVYEIKPDGHCLFASIQDQLTRRHSNEVSIQQLRETAARYIETHPDDFIPFLFDEATNSLRDLTDYTKELTTTAMWGSDMEIMALANEFDCPITVLMAGGAPITINPEGANTELKLGFYKHSFGLGEHYNSLRDI; the protein is encoded by the coding sequence ATGAGTGAACTTGAAGCTACAGCTACAGAGTCCCGGGATGAGATGATACAAAGACATAAGGCGGAACAGAAAAATTTGGTGGCCACCATTACGGGAATGAAGAAACAGGCGACTAAGAAAACTAGGAAGGCCGTGATGAGCAAGTGCAACGAGCTCCAGGAGAGTTTGAATCAAAAGCACAAGACAGAGTTGAACGAGCTTGACGGGAGCGCAACAGATGGTGCGGAGGACGAAATAAGGCCCGAAGACTTGCTCGCGCAAATGGAATCCACCACGATTCACGATGCTAACAATGCTGAGGAGAAGAAACCGCCGGCTCAACCATCCACTAAGGATGCACTCCAAACTAAAAGAAACAGACAGAAGGAACGGTTAGCCAAACGAAACGCTAAAATTGAGCAGATGAGGGATGAAGCCCGAAAGGAGTCGGAGAACGATGTCGACTACCGAAAAATCGAACAGGAGTCGATGCAACATATAATTGAACGGGGTAATTTAACGGTTTACGAAATTAAGCCCGATGGGCATTGCTTGTTCGCTTCGATCCAAGACCAGTTGACCCGCAGACACTCCAACGAAGTGTCAATCCAGCAATTGCGTGAGACTGCTGCTCGCTACATAGAGACTCACCCCGATGATTTCATcccatttttatttgacGAAGCCACCAACTCCTTACGAGATCTTACGGACTACACGAAAGAACTAACCACCACGGCCATGTGGGGTTCGGACATGGAGATAATGGCATTAGCTAACGAATTCGACTGTCCCATCACAGTTTTGATGGCCGGCGGTGCTCCTATAACCATCAACCCAGAGGGTGCAAATACGGAGTTAAAATTAGGGTTTTATAAGCACTCTTTTGGATTGGGCGAACACTACAATTCCTTAAGAGACATTTAA
- a CDS encoding DEHA2E12012p (no similarity), translating into MVWAPHFYFKTSSKLDNSYGIGDPNKVQSALKTCDGNFEGRTFEYSATMLDTAVTKYMASPQNIP; encoded by the coding sequence ATGGTCTGGGCACCTCACTTCTACTTTAAAACATCGTCAAAACTCGACAATAGCTACGGTATAGGGGATCCTAACAAGGTTCAACTGGCGCTCAAAACGTGCGATGGAAATTTTGAAGGACGAACTTTCGAATACTCTGCCACCATGTTAGATACCGCGGTTACCAAATATATGGCTCTGCCTCAAAATATTCCCTAG
- a CDS encoding DEHA2E12034p (no similarity) — protein sequence MSRSTAFTIKSLFYRTTTVSQAKIIDVVTKWWQNYFSVFHVIDDVAFFFFY from the coding sequence ATGCTGAGGTCAACGGCATTTACGATTAAATCCTTATTTTACAGGACGACAACGGTATCCCAAgcaaaaataattgatgTGGTTACAAAATGGTGGCAGAATTATTTTAGTGTTTTTCACGTGATTGATGATGTagcttttttttttttttattaa
- a CDS encoding DEHA2E12056p (similar to uniprot|P06182 Saccharomyces cerevisiae YAL039c CYC3 Cytochrome c heme lyase (holocytochrome c synthase) attaches heme to apo-Cyc1p in the mitochondrial intermembrane space) encodes MGWFWADKNVGKQGAKCPVDHNSFKKQEASESACPIKHSPLVSECPIKDNDEVLNPLNNMPMAISSEKAPGQKISLSTERTISSIPRGESDDQGLWEYPSPQQMLNAMLKKGKGQGIPEDAVESMVDVHNFLNEGAWQQILEWEQKYTEGTKIEPRLLRFTGRPHDLSPRASMYLWLGKIFPDTFNTQPPFDRHDWTVLRSLGRTQGWEQVRYVIDYYGAPDDEETGMPAFILDTRPALDNPTNAYDRFTHWSKPLWKRAMGEFDDL; translated from the coding sequence ATGGGTTGGTTTTGGGCTGATAAAAACGTAGGTAAACAAGGAGCTAAATGTCCTGTTGATcataattcattcaaaaaACAAGAAGCTTCGGAAAGTGCGTGTCCAATAAAACACTCTCCTTTAGTAAGCGAATGTCCTATCAAGGATAACGATGAAGTCTTGAACCCTCTTAATAACATGCCAATGGCCATTTCATCAGAAAAGGCACCGGGTCAGAAGATATCCTTATCTACAGAGAGaactatttcttctatcCCTCGAGGCGAACTGGATGACCAGGGGCTCTGGGAATACCCATCGCCACAACAAATGTTGAATGCGATGTTAAAAAAAGGTAAAGGTCAGGGTATTCCTGAAGATGCAGTGGAGTCGATGGTGGATGTCCATAACTTCTTGAATGAAGGAGCTTGGCAGCAAATCCTAGAATGGGAACAAAAATATACCGAGGGGACGAAAATAGAGCCAAGATTGTTAAGATTTACTGGAAGACCACATGATTTATCTCCTAGGGCATCGATGTATCTCTGGTTGGGGAAGATCTTTCCCGATACGTTCAATACTCAACCACCATTCGACAGACATGACTGGACCGTGTTGAGGTCCTTGGGAAGGACTCAAGGTTGGGAACAAGTCAGATACGTCATTGATTATTATGGTGCTccagatgatgaagaaacagGAATGCCGGCATTTATCTTGGACACAAGACCTGCATTGGATAATCCAACGAACGCATATGACAGATTTACTCATTGGTCTAAACCTCTCTGGAAAAGAGCAATGGGTGAGTTTGACGATTTGTAA
- a CDS encoding DEHA2E12078p (similar to ca|CA2256|IPF14757 Candida albicans IPF14757 unknown function) has protein sequence MIPLRQLVYKNLPRSSILRTRAQVLVGSRFQSTVQTSNNEVKVVNEKQPFQGKRKASKFKPVNNKLRDISSQIRASVNSSSNDLTESIEILEEGLSYLREIQQVEGLSDETIFSIFQPILASIIDKSLDPSYNTNRSVNEILDIFISYNVAHAYHFTKAMVHELKSGEDRKVMYENVLHYWVKFIEYSKISNNPYVFKMYRVLRENGFNQHDIKNLAYYAYVQSCLLQDLKYDFKDALKLLQTEELPEIFQIKRSIMSLGLNKSLSKDFQLFEKKLEAFNLESLDPNGSIIINKINNAIIHSDANLLNRVYEQMQDASVKNNKPINENTLIRLMNGYYECQVHSKVFQVFQQMIQNGIEKPSIASWDFVIRSMGHPSYIRGFTKEQRDTTINNIERTVETIIGNDTELTPKTLSIIVGCFANLNRFDKVDEFLNKYSTDGEGSLKVIHTANNNILIGLLLNKRITEAEEKLKELMANGSNYVPSTTAMNSFINHYAKAKNYKAVDGILKFMKQYNIPDEVGTYTIVIDLYFKLHREKGFAPDIQELLSSFKNAGVNGLQINEYTLATLIDGLVKDGTNLAAARVLYDHISKKNKLSPQTMTSMMKGELDYGLIGNAETIFDKYIKAVRNDARIWNLMIKSLLAKHENLALNYYLRFKEQSKLNLKIQPNYYTFYFLLSHFLKKGKTEQVQFLINEMADKTNSELGYELPKILRSLTDKYKFPSNLLHEINKSN, from the coding sequence ATGATTCCCTTAAGACAATTAGTGTATAAGAACTTGCCTAGGTCCAGCATTCTTAGGACTAGAGCTCAAGTTTTGGTAGGTAGTCGTTTCCAATCAACTGTTCaaacttcaaataatgaagttaaAGTCGTGAACGAAAAACAACCTTTTCAAGGAAAAAGAAAGGCATCGAAGTTCAAACCTGTAAATAACAAATTAAGGGACATTAGTAGCCAGATTCGTGCATCCGTCAACTCATCGAGTAATGATTTGACAGaatctattgaaattttggaagAGGGATTAAGCTATTTGCGTGAAATTCAACAGGTAGAAGGTCTTAGTGATGAGACCATTTTCTCTATTTTCCAGCCAATTTTAGCGTCGATTATAGATAAATCTTTAGATCCGTCGTATAATACCAACAGATCAGtcaatgaaattttggatattttcatttcgTATAATGTTGCCCATGCGTATCATTTCACTAAGGCCATGGTCCACGAATTAAAGAGTGGTGAAGACAGAAAGGTGATGTATGAAAATGTTTTGCATTATTGGGTaaaattcattgaatattCCAAGATTTCTAATAATCCATACGTTTTCAAGATGTATAGGGTTTTAAGAGAAAATGGCTTCAATCAGCATGATATTAAGAATCTTGCCTACTATGCATACGTTCAATCGTGCTTATTACAAGACCTTAAATATGATTTCAAAGAtgcattgaaattattgcaaaCCGAGGAATTACCAgaaatctttcaaattaagAGATCTATTATGTCATTAGGCTTAAATAAGTCATTGAGCAAAGACTTTCAATTGTTCGAGAAGAAGTTGGAAGCTTTCAATCTAGAATCATTGGACCCTAATGGATctattatcattaacaaGATTAACAATGCTATAATTCATTCCGATGctaatttacttaataGGGTCTATGAACAAATGCAAGATGCCTCAGTTAAAAACAATAAACcaataaatgaaaatacGTTAATTAGATTAATGAACGGTTACTATGAATGTCAAGTGCATTCTAAAGTTTTCCAAGTTTTCCAACAAATGATTCAGAATGGTATTGAAAAGCCAAGTATAGCTTCTTGGGACTTCGTCATCAGATCAATGGGACATCCTAGCTATATTCGTGGATTTACGAAAGAACAAAGAGACACAACTATCAATAACATCGAGAGGACTGTTGAAACTATCATTGGTAATGATACTGAATTAACCCCTAAGACCTTATCGATCATTGTGGGCTGTTTTGCAAACTTGAACAGATTTGATAAAGTTGATGAGTTTTTGAACAAATATAGTACAGACGGTGAGGGTTCCTTAAAAGTTATCCATACtgccaataataatattttaattggacttttgttaaataaaagaattaccGAAGCCGaggaaaaattgaaagaattaatgGCTAATGGATCAAACTATGTTCCTTCAACAACTGCAATGAATTCCTTTATTAATCATTATGCTAAGGCCAAGAATTATAAAGCTGTTGATGGTATTTTGAAGTTTATGAAACAATATAACATACCTGATGAGGTCGGTACCTATACAATCGTAATcgatttatatttcaaattgcATCGTGAAAAGGGTTTTGCTCCAGATATccaagaattattatccaGCTTTAAGAATGCAGGTGTTAATGGTCttcaaattaatgaatatacTCTTGCTACTTTAATTGATGGATTGGTTAAAGACGGTACTAATTTAGCCGCAGCAAGAGTTTTATACGACCATATttccaagaagaataaaCTTTCACCCCAGACTATGACATCAATGATGAAGGGTGAATTAGATTATGGATTAATCGGTAATGCCGAAACCATTTTTGACAAATACATCAAAGCAGTGAGAAATGATGCCAGGATTTGGAATTTAATGATTAAATCTTTATTAGCCAAACATGAAAATTTAGCTTTGAATTACTATTTGAGATTCAAGGAACAATCTAAGTTGAACTTGAAGATCCagccaaattattataccTTTTATTTCTTACTCTCTCATTTCTTGAAGAAGGGTAAAACCGAACAggttcaatttttgattaatgaGATGGCTGATAAAACAAATAGCGAATTGGGATACGAATTACCAAAAATTCTTCGCTCATTAACTGATAAGTATAAGTTCCCTTCAAATTTGTTAcatgaaattaataagtCTAATTAA